The Cheilinus undulatus linkage group 17, ASM1832078v1, whole genome shotgun sequence genomic sequence GAGGATCGATGCTACCTTACATGCACCTTGGAGAAACTAAGAGACTGCTCATTATGCTAACCtattcttcctctcttcctctgtcctcctcttaCTCAGAATGCGTGCTCCTTCTCCATCATGGAGGACTTTCCAGTTCTCCTAAATGCACCTGGGGGGCAGAGGAGCAGGGAGGTTTCTGAACCAAAAAGCAAAGCTGAATCCTGAACAGGAGTCCTGGAACATGGCACGCTGATTCTCCATGTGGTTCTCAGTTTGGTGCTGTAAGTCCTCATTAGAGCTGAGAGTCTGATGAGACAGACTCTCAGCTGGAGAGAACCCACCCATGGAACCTCCACACAGACAGGACCAGGACAACCCAGGATCCTCCTCACTGAGAGGTGACAGCGCTGGCCAATCACGGCAGAGAAAACCAGACGCTGAAAGGAGACACAAGCTGTTTGTTTCTTCTATTCAGGCATCTCTGAGGCAGCTCAAACTCATCTGGACTTCCTGCCTGGCTCTAGTCTGGGTCAGGCCTGCCAAAAGAAGTTTCTGGGACATTTATTAGACCTGATTAAGGCCCTGTTCTGGTGTGATCTCAGGGATCCATGACCCTGACTAACACTCTTCTCCTTGGTCAGGCGGAGAAGCTTTGAGGCTGACTGAAGAACTGTTCGTGAACACCTTTCATTCATTTCATCGTTTTCGTTCAGGATTCAGCACCAGTAGACTAAAAGTTAAGTTCCCTGGTCAGGTCTGGGAgtgtcagccttggtcctgtactcCTGTGGcgtcctgatggccatcctccaggcctgggCTCcatccaggtatcctcccagctgcatCAGACCCACGGTTCAACAACGGTACCCAAGAATGTGCCGGAGAGaagtcacaaaggagtccagccggtgcctctggccatcagtcagcatccaggaCTCATCCTGGAGTCTGGAAGACCAGGAgaaccaaggactgaaagactctgactttagtcCACATGCTCAGGTACCAggaacgccacactgtcttgcccAGTAAACCCATGGCTCCAGGTCtatggttgatctcagcctcactgTCAGATTGATCGATGGATTTCTGTGCCACGGTAGAACTGCTCTATGCTCTCATCATTCACAGACAGATTCATCCAAGGGGTCCCCAAAGACCTGGATCTTTGCTCTGGTCTAGGAGATGTGGATTCAGCCTCCTCTCTCAGCaggttcagagagagagagtctacGGTctcaaggatcacagcatcatcaggaGAGTCACGACACTCCATGTGGGCCACGCTGGGCCGGCCTAGGACTGTTCTGTTTTAATAGTCTTCTAACCTCCAGCTGTGACCGACAACCACGAGACTAACAGGACTGTATTTATGGTGTGGAGTCCTGTTGTGGCTTCAGAAACACTTCTACAATCTCATcaggaaggagagaaagagcaaaaacatgtcagaatGACCCCTGTCTATCTACAGAGTCTGTCCACCCTCTCTGTTGTCTTAAACTCAGACTTCCACAGGATTCATGAGGGCTGAAACATTCCTGATATTTTTCTGAGATCCTGAGGAAGAGGAGTCATCGGAGGATGTTTGAACTCTGGGTCCTTCCAGGTTGGATCCTGCAGATAGGAGCTGAGATCTTCAGCATCTGGAGCGAGTTCACAGGCGGTCAGAGCATCTGCGGGGATGTGGGCGGCTTTACGTGATCCAGGAGCTCAGGGTGACTGCAGGCACTTCTGGCAGAGCCCGGGTCACGCCGGGCTGCACAAGCTTTATGTGAGCTTCTCCTCTGGCAGGAGAGACGGCCGCGTCTGTTCGAGGTGTAATGGCAGCAGAGAGGATGCTCTgtacccacaatgctttgcttctAATGTCTTTATGTTGTTTagctctgtttttaaagaggTTTAGATGTACAGTGTTGGTTTCCTGAAGTTTTCTCTGTTAGAGACGGCGGTGATGCTGCTGTGTCAGAGATTATAGAGCGATCCAAACCAACCGTCCTTTCATTAGAGCAGAAAGTGTTTCCACCTGGTCGGACCGAGCTCATCTTCTCATCTAGATCCCGTCTTATTCAGCTGATCCCGCGGTTTGTGCGAGTGATCCTGGCAAAGACGGCGTGTTTCCTCAGCTCCTGCTCGCtcacagagaggatggaggcGGTTTGTTTTCAGAGCAAACACTCAGCTGAGGTCCAAAGTTTACGCACACGCACAAGGGACGCCGCTATTATGACGGTTTTAACACGGGGCATAAATCTACGTATGAGCTCGGACCAGAGGAGAGTTTAGTCCGTGTTAATCTGAGCATTTCATCAGGTTTGTTTCTTTACTGCAGGGGTTGAATATCACCTTTACAGATCTGCTACTGAAACTCTGCTCAAACATCAGGATATTTCTGACTCTTGGAGAGCTGCATCAGTGAACAGACTTCTCATGCAGATTCTTCCTGCTGTGTTCAGGATGAGCTGATGTATGAAGAAGAGGGAAATATCAGAGCAACTAAACATGAAGACACGCAGCGCTGCAGAGGAGTGAACTCCTTCATCACGTCGGTCCAGGACTCTTCCGTCTCAGTGGATCAGTGTGTTTCTGTGGGGGTTCAAATACGAGAGCTCTGCACAGACTCTGACAGTATTCAGAACAACAGAGAGTGGCTTTGTTTAAAGGCAATATTCATCGTTCACAAACAGCAATGATGAGTGAATAGAATACCAACGCCATTCACCCCAAAGCACAGCAAAGACTTTTTCTGTTGAGGAAATGTAACTCTTTTAGTGTGGACAAACCtgttttaaacctgttttacaGATCCTTTATTGAATCAGTTTTAACTCTCACTTTTATCTGTTGGTTTGGCAACCTGAAGGAGAGGTGCAGAGAGTGGTGAACACCTGCTCTAAAATTACAGGGGTGAGTCTGTCTGCATTATGTGGCAGACATCTGGTCAGAAAGGCCCTTTCAATTGTTGCTGCCCTTACATCAGGAGTTCCATCCTCTGCCCTCAGGGCGGTGCTACAGAGCGCCTGGGCTCCAGAGCTCCAGAGCTCAGCGCTCGTACATTCCCAAGGCCATCGCGGCTCTAAATAAACAATTATAGGTTTGCATCTCTCCCCTTGAACCTGCAGTTTCATCAGCACCTCGCTCTGTGTCTCCGTTCTGCATTATTATCTCTGTTTCTGTAAATTATGCCTCTAGGTGGTTTGTACTTGTATAGTTAAACTGTGGCCTCTAGATCTGTATTTGTCTTaatctgtatttgtatttgtgcaCTTTGTCTGGTGTGTATGTTTGGTTATGCTGCATCTCAATTGCCTCTCGGGGACAATAAAgacttacaaacaaacaaacaggagcACCCTCCCAACACTGCACTCCTAAATCAAACTGCACTGATTTAGTGCAAAGCACTCCAGACTGCTCCAATAAACTGAGAAGGTCAGCATTAAAAAGGTGCTTTAGAGCACTTTATTTAGGCTGAAGGCACAACGGACACGCTTCCACTCGTAGTCTTCTTCAGCGACGTGAAGACCACAGcgcacaggcgagccaacatttTCTACTGGCCCATTTTTAGGTAAAACTGGTAAAACTACGCAGAAaaaacgttcccatctacagccattacGATCGCTCTGAGCTCGTACCTTCACAGAAAGCACTGGAGGCTAACGCCACGACTGTAGCCCTCCCCTCAGACCACCCAGCCTCAAAACCcccaaatatccctttaatctAATACAGCAGATTAATTCATGTAAAGGAGCATTCCCCTTTAATCTAATACAGCAGATTAATTCATGTAAAGGAGCATTCCCCTTTAATCTAATACAGCAGATTAATTCATGTAAAGGAGTGTTTCAGCTAAATAACAGTAgaatggctcagcgtctctgaGCACAGCTGTGCCTTTTTACTTTTCTGCTAAGTTTTAGTGCACgtgctttcacacatgcacacgtgTGTACACAGTCCTGGAAACTGACacaacattttgggattttattgaaaatcggtttatgatttttttatagcAGCAGTTTTGAACCAGAAACCCCAGAAGTGTTCTGAGAGGGACTGAGGACAGCTGGGACAACGGTGGggtgtgcaaatcaacacagacacgCTGCCTGTCATGGTAATACAGTAATAATTATAGTGTAGGATGTGCCTTATATGGTCTGTTTCCTGTGATTCTGTAGGTTGTTGTGTTCATCGctgcttttgtgtgtttatgcagTTTCtctagtgtttttttctgtgatggTAAAAGACAGTTATGTTGTCTAACACTGGTTCCAAAcatgggggtcgggaccccctttggggtcctGGGACACTGACAGGGGGTCGCCAGGTaccttccaaaaaacaaagaaaatttcAGTTAATGTGTAAATAATATTTGATCTCTGCTTCAATCAAAGAATGCTATAAAATCCTGAGCGTGTGCAGAGCAGTGTTGCTGGAGGAGCATGGTTCCCTGCAGCTCTCTGCTGGAGGCCTGAAACCCTCTAGAAGCTCCAGCCGTACCTACTGCAGGAGGGGAAGTCAGACCAGGTGGTGCCAGCTGCTCCTCGCTTAcgtctcctcttcctcctcttcctcctcttcctcctcctcctgtcctctCAGACACAGTTCCTTGAAGAAGGGCCCGTTAAGCCAGAGTCCTGTACGGGGAGCTTTTCTAGGACGGTGGGAGGAAGGTGGATGTTTGAAGAACAGGCTGAGGATGAGCTTCATCAGTGgtgttttatttcttcatcAGAGACTGATTTAAGCTCAGCAGGTCAATCGAGAGTCAGGGAATGAGGGAGAGTTCAGTTCTGAgggtttatttatgtttattaaccaggaaaacctcatgaAGGTTAAAATTCTCATTTATGAGTCCAGACTGAGACCAGCAGCAGGAAGAACTCTTCTACAGACGTAGAACTAGACCAGAACCTGACCAAGCAGATCTCAGTCTGAGGATGAGTTACAGTCAAAGCTGGAATAATTCTGCGACTGCTGATGAGGATGTTCTCTAGTACAGCAGCGCCATCTGCTGGTTCTCTGGGTGTCCCTCAGTCCTGAGCTCATGGGGGGTCTGCTGGTTCTCTGTTTGAACTGGTGTATCTCCTGTTCCTGCCACTAACTCCTCAGGATAAACTGGCTGAGCTGACGTTCTCCTGGGTCAGAGGGGTGTAGAACACGTCTGTAGTCTCTGTTCCATCCAGGatcttcagtttttgtttacTAAACGTTGAAATGTGGGGAAATATCGTGTCCTGATTTGTCATCAGAgatattggtgggtcctgaggctagatgAGAGCcacagtcctagacctggaggGCCCAGCCAGAACCAGACCTGAACCCTACCCAGCATCTCTGGACCTGTCCACTAACAGTCCTAACGGCCCCCATCCAGCCTGGCTGAGCTGGAGAGGATTAttagaagaatggcagaaaatccccagTCCAGGTCTCAAAGCTGGTGGGTCATAGTAAAGAGGACTGGAAACAGGTGGAGGAGGTCTGACAGAGCTGttagagtaaaaacatctaCATAAGGAGAagtaaaaggcataaaaaacagaaaaacagatgaaataaggcattaaaaataaaaatatgtggttTGATGATtcagtggaaaaagtaaaaTAGCTTCTAAATTTGAGTTATTCTAACAGGATCAGATTCATACTTGATCTCCCCATGAGTGTCTGCAGCCACACGCTCTACATCTAACCAAGGATTTCTTTTTGTTCCTTAACAGTCAGACATGCTGAAATAAGGGAGGAAGACTCTGGGGGATTTAAAGCTTGATTTTGTCAGACCATCCAGCTGTCAGAGACTCTGTAGGGAAAGGTGAGTCTGATTGGCTGCACCTTCAGATCGGGGCGGGACCTCTGAGTCCTGCAGGACCAGGGCCAGGTAGAGCGAGGGTGAGGAGTCTGTGATCACCTGGACGTCTGCAGGTAcgcatttatgaaataaagacgTTATTTTATTTAGGAATGAAACATTCAGCAGCTTTACGTCcacatttaaagttttctttctctgaatCCTCTTTACTAGGACTTTTTATTTTAGACAAATCTGCTTCAACTGTGGAAAGAGGAGGatttattttactgcagttAAAACATTTGAGGTTTCTGTTAATGATTAATCTGAGAATGACTGAATTTCTGCATCGTTtcatttttctggtactttttaattttgtgcttttttactCACAGTTAACTGTTTCTCTGTCATTCTGGACTGGTTCAGCCTCTCACTGTTCTTCTCCAGGTTTCCAGGCTGGTGTTCCAGGCTGGTTTTCCAGGCTGGTGTTCCAGGCTGGTTTTCCAGGCTGGTTTTCCAGGCAGGTGTTCCAGGCTGGTGTTCCAGGCTGGTGTTCCAGGCTGGTGTTCCAGGCTGGTTTTCCAGGCTGGTGTTCCAGGCTGGTGTTCCAGGCTGGTGTTCCAGGCTGGTGTTCCAGGATGGATACTGGCCCTGCAGGGTTTGTGGATGAGCTGTGCCCGGTCTGTGGAGATAAGGTGTCGGGCTATCACTACGGTCTGCTCACATGTGAGAGCTGTAAGGTACTTCTGAGTTTGTGTCTCTCTCAGAGCAGAAATCTGAACTCCTGAttcttaacatttaaaaaactgattaTGTGGTTCTTTATTTAAGGAGAGCTCGTTTTCTGTCCAAcctttcagggtttttttaaaAGAACCGTCCAGAATAAGAAGAGGTACGTGTGTGCCGAGTATCAGGAGTGCAGAATCGATAAGTCTCAGAGGAAACGCTGCCCGTTCTGCAGGTTTCAGAAATGTCTGCACGTTGGGATGAGGCTGGAAGGTAAGACTGATGTTCACATCCGTGTTAATGTCTCTGTGGTCTCAGCACatgcaacaaataaaaaatcactTTTGGGACTTTAGTTTTTCatcataaaaaagaaatactcttgatttgattttcatttttctacttAGAACAAAAATCAAAGACCCCTCATTCATAATGACAAATATCAGCACATTTACACAGGGCCTAGGCCCCCCTTGACCTCTTCGACCCCCCTCGGCCCCCCTAGGAGCCTCAAACATGAGTGATGTTAAATCTAAATCACATTTGGTCCTCAGCGGTGCGTGCAGATCGGATGCGGGGCGGCAGAAACAGGTTTGGCCCGATGTACAAACGAGACCGAGCTCTGAAGCAGCAAAGGAGAGCTCTGGTTCAGGGTGGGGGCTTCAGGACCGAGCGGGCCCCCCCTCTGAGCGTCTACGGAGACCCGATGTTCACGGCTGACCTCCACCCGGCCCCCGCCCTACAGACGGCACAGAGCCAGTTTTTCAGCCTCCAGCCTCCATCGCTGGGCCCACTGCTGCCCCCCCTCTCTCCTGTGGCCCCCTCCATGAAGTGTGAGCCCCCCAGCACGGATTCATCTGTCCCTGCAGCAGGACTGACCCCAGAGCagcccctccccctccctctgtctcctcAGCTGGTGGTGGAGCTGCTGCAGGGGGGGCCAGATGAGCTCCAGCTGCAGGAGAAGATCTCTGCTCGCCTCCTGCAGGAGCAGATGAGGTGGGGGGGTCACTGGACCCCCTCCACCTTCAGCCTGATGTTCATCATGGCCGACCAGATGCTGCTGTGCACGGTGGAGTGGGCGCGCTCCTGCTGCTTCTTCAAACAGCTGCAGGTAAGGCCTGATCTTTATTCATGGAGGTCTGGGTCTGCCGGTGCTCCACCACAGAGATCCTACAGTAACCTTCAGTAGCTCTGTGCTTTTCTGGCCTCCTGCTCTCCTTTTACACTTCACTGAGATGTGTTTGCACGCTCTGCAGCCGTGGGTgctgcccagatggatgtgaaatattctACACCATGGAGAGGTGGAGCAGGCTCTGATATATCAGGTATAATAAAGCTGCACCttcactgctctctctctctctctctgcctgctgCAGGTGGGCGATCAGATGAAGCTGCTGCACCGTTGTTGGACCGATCTGTTGCTGCTGGACGTCGTCTGCAGACAGGTCCTGTTCGGCCGAGAGGAGCGTCTGCTGCTGGTCAGCGGGCAGGAGGTCAGACCAGAGGCGTCTTATTTGTAACAGAGAGGATGTCTGACAAACCACAGGGATCAGGACTAGTTCTTCTCCTTCTGTCTGTGGTCCAGGTGGAGCTGTCAGACGTCTCCCCTCATGCCGATCCGGCCCTCTCTGGTCTGATCCACAGAGGAGAGCAGCTCGTTCAGAGGCTCAAGGTCCTAAAAGTCCACCTACAAGAGTTCACCTGGATCCggttcctcctcctctttgacCCCGGTCAGTGGTTCCTAAGGACTTTGATTCCTACAACCTAGAAATGTCTTTGAGGTCTCACAGTTTTGAGATCTGTATCTGTAAAATTACAGCCTCTGAACATGAGATTTTCATCAGGCACAGAAATTTAGAACCTCCTTTCCCACTCATCCCTGCCTGACTCCCATCATGCATTTCTGCATCATcagatcacatgattgcaaacatcTATGGATTCTCCTGCTGGAGCAAAGACCGTGGTCCTGATCCAGCTGTACCCATGGCTCCAGTGTTTGAGTGCTCAATGATAAAGTGTTTATTCCTCTCTGTGCCCTCACGCTCTTCTCTCCTGGTCTGACAGAGGTGGAACACCTGGAGGATCGTCCGTTTGTGGAGAGCGTTCATCAGCAGGTCAGAGGAGCTCTGCTGGACCACGCCGTGAGCTCCTCGTCTCTCCTGTCGGGACGTTTTTCTGTCCTGCTGCAGTGGTTGTCAGAGTTGCGCCTCCTCAGCGGGTCAGCTGCAGATTACCTGTACGGCTCACACCTGAACGCCGAGCTGCACGGCGACAGCCTGCTGCTGGAGATGCTGCACGCCAGACGCCACCAGACGTGAAGAGTCCATCTGTTCTGGTCTGCAGAGTTTAAGAGCAGCCAAGCAGCAGTGGTCTGTTCTAGGCCTCTCTTCATTCTCTGAAACTCTGAGGTACATTTCTGTAGGAAAGACTCAAATCACTGCAACTACATGGCAGATCTGTTAGACTCAGTTCTAGGTGAAGTATTGTACAGCACAGATCTCAGAACTAGCCCCTGGTGTCTGCAGGTACAGCTCAGCACAGAGGATGGGAGAAGGTCTTTGTGGCCTTCCTTAAAGTCAGTAAAGAAGTCACACTGTCCCCAAATCACAGCgctgcacagtttttttttaatgataagtAGAATATCACTGACATTAAAGACCACATGGCTGCAGCCTGAGGTCTGATGGGGTCACTCATCAGCGAGGTCAACAGGGGTCAAATGAACACATCTTAATCTTTATCAACAGCCTCTCTAATGTTTGACCAGAAGCTTCTAATGCCTTTATTTATGGAGACAGAGTCAGGCCCAGATCTTTATCGCTCACTGAGATCCTCCTGATTACACCTGCATCCTCCCGTTTATCCTCTCTGCTTTAGTAAACGGCTTCATCAGAGTAATGCACCGTGTGGAGGCGCCGTATCTGATCTGGAGCCTGTTTCCTGCTCGACCTTGACATCCAGCTGGCACCCAGTTGGCATCGCTCCTGTTTACCCTCTGAAACATGGAGCTGGGATTAAAAACAGGCTGACAGATCAACCCTGAAGAACAGGATCTGTTTTAGCGGGGTAGTCCACCTCATCAGGTCTTCACTGTTTTACTATCTCTGCACacctctgcctctctaaaatgctccttttatacccagtcgtGTTACTGCCAGTGTGATAACTAATCTTATCAGgtgtaaaatgctcctccagctgtttttcattagtacacttacttttccagccttttgttgccctgtcccaacttttctgagtcgtgttgctaccatcaaatacaaaatgtgctaatatttgtcatgaaatgttaaaatgtctcagtttaacctCTGATACGTTGTTTCTGTTCttctgtgaatcaaatatgggtttaggagatttattttacacagcgacccagcttttttggaattctaTGTTTGAACACTCATCAGGTGCAGCACTTGATGAAGAATGATGAAGATAAAACTGAACGAAAGGTTTTAAACCTTGTGTGGCGTGGAGGAAGTGTGCATGAAGATGACGTCATgagtaaataataaataaataaatcagaggAGGGGGTTGCTTACTTTTTCCTGAATCATAAACCTGgattttgtgtctttagtgaGTTTAGTTTGGTGTTTTTGTAATAATTTAACACTTCTGTTGTCATTTCTTAAATCTAGGATGGACTTTTATGAACCTTCATGGCCCCCGTAGATGGCAGGCCCCGCCCCCTGTCATAGACGGCCTCGTTGGAGTCAGACTGCCTTTAAAACCAAactgaagaggaagaaaggcGGGGAATGAGGAGGGATATTATTCAGAGACGGTTATTtacctttcttcttctctctttaaATACCAGACACACAGGTCTCATTTCCCCCAGTAGCGGGCGGAGGTCCAACACGGCCCTCCGCGGTCTGCCTGTAAACCTACCGTAGAAGAAGAAACGGCAGCATCCCTAATGAGCGGTTTCCTCCACTTCCGGGAAACACATCCCTTCATTTCTCCAAGATGGCGACTCTGACAGTGAACCGGCCTCCGCTCAGCGGTTTCAGTTTCGACAACTGTAAGAGGTAAGAGCTTTAAACGGGCCAGAGCCCGGACCAGGGTTTAGATAAGGACGGGTCTGATCTTATTTTAGAGATCTTCGGGGCCTGTGTGTAGAAACGGAGAGGTTTTAATCCGGTGTTAGCGCTAACGGAGATGCTAACTCATGTTCATACAATGACTCAGGATTTTACCTCCCAGACACAATATATCTAAGTTATATTAGTAAATACATCCtgtatttatctatatttatatttatatttacactcagacacaatatatctaagttatattaatatatacatcctgtatttatctatatttatatttatatttacactcagacacaatatatctaagttatattaatatatacatcctgtatttatctatatttatatttatatttacactcagacacaatatatctaagttatattaatatatacatcctgtatttatctatatttatatttatatttacactcagacacaatatatctaagttatattaataaatacatcctgtatttatctatatttatatttatatttacactcagacacaatatatctaagttatattaatatatacatcctgtatttatctatatttctatttatatttacactcagacacaatatatctaagttatattaataaatacatcctgtatttatctatatttatatttatatttacactcagacacaatatatctaagttatattaatatatacatcctgtatttatatttatatttatatttatatttatatttacactcagacacaatatatctaagttatattaatatatacatcctgtatttatctatatttatatttatatttacactcagacacaatatatctaagttatattaatatatacatcctgtatttatctatatttatatttatatttacactcagacacaatatatctaagttatattaatatatacatcctgtatttatctatatttatatttatatttacactcagacacaatatatctaagttatattaatatatacatcctgtatttatctatatttatatttatatttacactcagacacaatatatctaagttatattaataaatacatcctgtatttatctatatttatatttatatttacactcagacacaatatatctaagttatattaatatatacatcctgtatttatctatatttatatttatatttacactcagacacaatatatctaagttatattaataaatacatcctgtatttatctatatttatatttatatttacactcagacacaatatatctaagttatattaatatatacatcctgtatttatatttatatttatatttatatttatatttacactcagacacaatatatctaagttatattaatatatacatcctgtatttatctatatttatatttatatttacactcagacacaatatatcgaagttatattaatatatacatcctgtatttatctatatttatatttatatttacactcagacacaatatatctaagttatattaatatatacatcctgtatttatctatatttctatttatatttacactcagacacaatatatctaagttatattaataaatacatcctgtatttatctatatttatatttatatttacactcagacacaatatatctaagttatattaatatatacatcctgtatttatctatatttatatttatatttacactcagacacaatatatctaagttatattaatatatacatcctgtatttatctatatttatatttatatttacactcagacacaatatatctaagttatattaatatatacatcctgtatttatctatatttatatttatatttacactcagacacaatatatctaagttatattaatatatacatcctatatatatttatatttatatttatatttacactcaGACACAGTATATCTAAGTTATATTAATAAATACATCCtgtatttatctatatttatatttatatttacactcagacacaatatatctaagttatattaatatatacatcctgtatttatctatatttatatttatatttatatttacactcagacacaatatatctaagttatattaatatatacatcctgtatttatctatatttatatttatatgtacaCTCAGACACAATATATCTAACttatattaatatatacatcctgtatttatctatatttatatttatatttacactcagacacaatatatctaagttatattaatatatacatcctgtatttatctatatttatatttacactcagacacaatatatctaagttatattaatatatacatcctgtatttatctatatttatatttatatttacactcagac encodes the following:
- the LOC121524835 gene encoding steroidogenic factor 1-like, giving the protein MFELWVLPGWILQIGAEIFSIWSEFTGGQSICGDVGGFTDGGDAAVSEIIERSKPTVLSLEQKVFPPGRTELIFSSRSRLIQLIPRFVRVILAKTACFLSSCSLTERMEAVSKLVGHSKEDWKQVEELCPVCGDKVSGYHYGLLTCESCKGFFKRTVQNKKRYVCAEYQECRIDKSQRKRCPFCRFQKCLHVGMRLEAVRADRMRGGRNRFGPMYKRDRALKQQRRALVQGGGFRTERAPPLSVYGDPMFTADLHPAPALQTAQSQFFSLQPPSLGPLLPPLSPVAPSMKCEPPSTDSSVPAAGLTPEQPLPLPLSPQLVVELLQGGPDELQLQEKISARLLQEQMRWGGHWTPSTFSLMFIMADQMLLCTVEWARSCCFFKQLQVGDQMKLLHRCWTDLLLLDVVCRQVLFGREERLLLVSGQEVELSDVSPHADPALSGLIHRGEQLVQRLKVLKVHLQEFTWIRFLLLFDPEVEHLEDRPFVESVHQQVRGALLDHAVSSSSLLSGRFSVLLQWLSELRLLSGSAADYLYGSHLNAELHGDSLLLEMLHARRHQT